The DNA sequence GATGCGGCGCTCGCGGCGCTGGCGCAGGGCTTCGGCGGCGGCGGCCCAGTGCCGCTCGCGCCATTCACGCACACCTTCACGCATTTCCGGCTGGAGATCGAACCGCGCCTGAGCGACATGACGCACGGCGGTCAGGCGCAAGCGGCGGCGCTCGATGCCGACACCGCGTGGGTGCCGCTCGCCGGCCTCGATGCGTACGGCGTGCCGGCGCCGGTGCGCAAGCTGCTCGATGCGTTGAGCGGGCCGCTGTTGTGACGAAACGGTGACGAGGCGGCGCGTGCGTTCAGTACGCCGCGACGCCGCTCCGCGCGCTCGCGCCGCGGCTTCGATCCGCCACGTGAAGCCGATAGAAAACCGACGCGCGTCCTGCGCTCAAAGCCATCCGTGCCGATCGAGCACGTGATGCACGGCGTCGATCCGGGCGCCGACGTCCGGAAACTCCATCAATTTCTGCCGCGCGCGCAGGTCGAGCGGCAGCAGCTCGGCGAGACGGTTGGACACCCAGCTCGGGTCGTCGAGGCGGAACGGCTCGCAAAACGGCAGCTTGTTGTCGGGCTCGGACTTCTTCAGCGCGTCGATGATCCGTTCGAGCACCTCCGCGCACGAGCCGAACTGCGCGAGCGCCTGTTCGCCTTCGAGCGGGATGTCGTCGGGGAGCGCCTGCGCGATGCCGACCAGCAGCCCGTTGCCTTCGACGCGATACGACAGCAGCTCGAAGCGCTGCGTGCCGATCGCCTGCATGTAGAGCATGCCGAACTCGCCGGTGTCGCATTCGGTGATGCGCGCCATGCAGCCGATGGTCTCGGGCACCGACACGGCGCCGTCCTGCGCCACTTCGGGGCCGCTCTTGAGCAGGCACACGCCGAACGGCGCGTCGTCGCGCAGGCACGCGCGGCACATGTCCAGATAGCGCGCCTCGAACACCTTCAGCGGCAGCCAGCCGCCGGGGAACAGCACCGTGTGCAGCGGAAACAGCGGCAGGTCGATCAGGGTCGTCGATAAGGTGGACATGGCGCGCTGGCGAGAGAGGCGGTGTCGCTAAGGTCGGTGGACGTCGGCGACGAGCCGCGACGACGCGTCGACATCCACCGGCGCGTCACGATGCCGCACGATCACGTTCGCATCGTGCGCGAGGCGCGCGGCGAGCGTTTCCGCGATGAACACCGAGCGATGCTGGCCGCCGGTACAGCCGATGGCGACGGTCAGATAGCTGCGGTTGTCCTCGCGAAAGTGCGGCAACCATTTCATCAGGAACGCATGGATGTCGTCGATCATCTGATGGACGATCGGCAGTGCGTCGAGAAACGCGATGACCGGCTGGTCGAGCCCGGTGAGCGGGCGCAGCTCGTGGTCGTAGTACGGATTCGGCAGCGCGCGCACGTCGAACATCAGGTCGGCGTCGAGCGGCACGCCGCGCTTGAAGCCGAACGATTCGAACATCACCATCAGGTCGTTGTTCTTCTGCTCGATGAAGCGCTTGACCCAGGTGCGCAGCACGTTCGCGCGCAGCGTGCTGGTGTCGATCTGGTGGCCGAATTCGGCGAGCGGCGCGACCAGCTCGCGCTCGCGCTCGATCGCTTCCTCGAGCGACGACAGCAGCCCGACGTTCGCGTCGTGGGACGGCGAGCCGGACAGCGGATGGCGCCGGCGCGTTTCGGAAAAGCGCTGGATCAACGACTGCGTGCTCGCGTTGAGGAACAGCACGCGCACGTCGTGCTCGAGCGACAGCGCGCGGATCAGGCCGGGCATTTCGTCGAGCGACGCGCTCGAACGCGCATCGATCGCGACCGCGAGCCGGTGCTGGCC is a window from the Burkholderia vietnamiensis LMG 10929 genome containing:
- the rapZ gene encoding RNase adapter RapZ — protein: MRIVLITGISGSGKSVALNALEDAGYYCVDNLPPHVLPELARYLAEDGQHRLAVAIDARSSASLDEMPGLIRALSLEHDVRVLFLNASTQSLIQRFSETRRRHPLSGSPSHDANVGLLSSLEEAIERERELVAPLAEFGHQIDTSTLRANVLRTWVKRFIEQKNNDLMVMFESFGFKRGVPLDADLMFDVRALPNPYYDHELRPLTGLDQPVIAFLDALPIVHQMIDDIHAFLMKWLPHFREDNRSYLTVAIGCTGGQHRSVFIAETLAARLAHDANVIVRHRDAPVDVDASSRLVADVHRP
- a CDS encoding LON peptidase substrate-binding domain-containing protein; this translates as MSTLSTTLIDLPLFPLHTVLFPGGWLPLKVFEARYLDMCRACLRDDAPFGVCLLKSGPEVAQDGAVSVPETIGCMARITECDTGEFGMLYMQAIGTQRFELLSYRVEGNGLLVGIAQALPDDIPLEGEQALAQFGSCAEVLERIIDALKKSEPDNKLPFCEPFRLDDPSWVSNRLAELLPLDLRARQKLMEFPDVGARIDAVHHVLDRHGWL